From the genome of Bradyrhizobium sp. G127:
GCCGACCACGGCTCCGACGACGATAAATCCTAGCGCGCAGCCCAGGGCCGCCTTGATCGCAATATTCATGGACCACTCCCAGTTGCCTCGGTGTCCCCTTCCGCCGCATCTCAAAGGCTCGACGTGGGTCGACCAGCACATCGCTTCCTGTCGGGCTGAAGTCCACGCCACACTCGGCTGTCGGTAGCACTATCACCAACCTCGGTTAATATAATCCTATTTTGGGATAATCCATTTTCAGGATCAGATTACTCGCCGCCGATTCACGGCCTTGGCGGCGCATGCAAAAGACCCTCAAATCCGCGGATTATGCCCGGCTGATCGACCTGCTTGTCGCCGTGCGGAAATCAGCGGACGTTCGCCAGCAGGCTTTGGCCAAGAAACTCGGGCGACCTCAATCCTTTGTCGCGAAATATGAGAACGGCGAGCGCCGCCTCGATATCATCGAGTTCACGGCCATCGCGCGCGCGCTTGGCGCCGATCCCGTCAAGCTGTTCAAGGACTACGTTGGCGGAAAAGGCGCGCCCAAGGCCGCCTTAAAGCGTCCGATCAAATAAGTCGTGCGGCTTTGGGCTTCTTTTTGGATCATTTTGTGATCCGGACCGGCTGATAAGAGCCACTAGATTGCTGCGTTTCTGCTCGACTTCCCCAACACGTGGAGCGTCACTGTCGTCGTAAAACCGGAGGCAAGATGATGGATCGCAAAATTACTGAACAGGCAATTGGCCTGATCCTCACCGAGATCGGTATTCGCCTTGGCGAGGCCGCCCGGATCGCCAAGGCCGCTGAGGCCTGCGCGCTGGCCGGCAGCGTCAGTGAAGGCGTCAGAGTCTCGATGGATCTCGAACAGATTTTCTATGAGACCGGTCGTCTGCAGGATGCGGCTTCGCTACTGAACCGGTTGTCGAGCGACTAAGAATCTCTCTCCTACCCAAAGGTTCTCCGCCTGTCGGCAACCGACGGGCTTGCGGCAGTGGCAGCACAGGATGCTGTCGTTCATGCAAGGAGAACCGGAATGGCCACCAACAATCGAAAACCTTCGCGCAAGACCGGGCGTAAATCCACACCGGCACCAAAGCGATCGACGAAACCGGCCTCCAAGGCTCTGCCGCCCGTCGCACCGAAGAAGCCGGTCACGCCGAAGACGCCGAACGTGGCCATGTCCAAGCAGGACAAGGTCCTCGATATGCTGCGCGCGCCCTCCGGCACCACCATCGCCGCCATTATGAAGGCGACCGAGTGGCAGCAACATTCGGTGCGCGGCTTCTTTGCAGGCACGGTGCGCAAAAAGCTCAAGCTGAACCTAACTTCGGTCAAAACCGATGACCAACGCGTCTACCGGATCGCAAAGCCGGGCATCGGGAAATGAGCCAGCTTCCCTCCTCCATGAAACCAGCCGATCCAGCCGTGGAAGCGGAGCTCGATCGGCTGGCGACAGCTCCCATCGTCGAATTGCGCAAACGATATCGAGAGGTGCTTCGAACGGATCCGCCGAAAGCTTTCGGCCCGGACCTGCTGCGCCGGAGCATCGCTCACCGGATTCAAGAAAAGGCCTATGGCAGATTATACGGCCCGACCAAGCGCCTGCTCGACCAGCTTGTGAAAGCCATGACCGCCAAGCCCAATGGAAAGCTTGATTTGCCGCGCCGGATCAAGCCCGGCTCAGAGCTGGTCCGGACATGGAAGGGAAAAACCTACCGGGTCGTGGTCCGGCCGGACGGGTTTGCCTATGACGGCAAGACCTATGAAGGTCTCTCCGAGATCGCGTCCTTAATTGCCGGTACCAACTGGAATGGACCGCGCTTCTTCGGGCTGCGGTCGAAGACAGAAAAGGCCACGTCGGATGGCAAGTAGCGCTCCCAAACCCCTGCGTTGCGCCATCTACACCCGCAAATCGACCGAACATGGCCTCGAGCTGGAATTCAACTCGCTCGATGCGCAGCGAGAGGCTTGCGAGGCGTATATCAAGAGCCAGGCGTCACTCGGCTGGAAGGTCATCAGCCAGCCCTATGACGATCCGGCTTTCTCCGGCGGCAACCTTGAGCGCCCTGCCCTCAAGCAACTGCTCAAAGATATTGA
Proteins encoded in this window:
- a CDS encoding helix-turn-helix transcriptional regulator, whose protein sequence is MQKTLKSADYARLIDLLVAVRKSADVRQQALAKKLGRPQSFVAKYENGERRLDIIEFTAIARALGADPVKLFKDYVGGKGAPKAALKRPIK
- a CDS encoding DUF3489 domain-containing protein, with amino-acid sequence MATNNRKPSRKTGRKSTPAPKRSTKPASKALPPVAPKKPVTPKTPNVAMSKQDKVLDMLRAPSGTTIAAIMKATEWQQHSVRGFFAGTVRKKLKLNLTSVKTDDQRVYRIAKPGIGK
- a CDS encoding DUF2924 domain-containing protein encodes the protein MSQLPSSMKPADPAVEAELDRLATAPIVELRKRYREVLRTDPPKAFGPDLLRRSIAHRIQEKAYGRLYGPTKRLLDQLVKAMTAKPNGKLDLPRRIKPGSELVRTWKGKTYRVVVRPDGFAYDGKTYEGLSEIASLIAGTNWNGPRFFGLRSKTEKATSDGK